In Heptranchias perlo isolate sHepPer1 chromosome 9, sHepPer1.hap1, whole genome shotgun sequence, the sequence GGATAGACCTATCAAATCTTCCACACTTTTTGAATGTGAATTAATTCTTTATATATgtttaaaaatgtgaaatattTACGTGTAAGTCAGTATTGAGAGTGAGCAGAGCTCTATTATTTAAAAATTTTTATAATTAGTTTCCCTCTCTTTGGTCACAAATCTCTCCCAGCATTTCCCCACTGTCAGTGGTGCTGAAGGCCAAAGTATAGGATAACATGAAGGTTGCAAAGAGTAGGAGAAAAGAGGAGATGAATCAAGATGTGGAAGTTGGGTGACACCAAGTTGTGGTGTTTAAAAGCCTTTTAATTATGGATGAAAGGGAAGATTGAAGGAGGTACAAAGTTGCACtgttttgagatcctgggaaaggAATGTGTTAGAACGGGAGACGGTGCAATGAACCTTAATTTCAACACCGCAAGGATGCAGTGCGGAAAGAGAGTGTGTAGGAGCAAAGTTAAGGGAAACAATGACCATAGTTTTATCAATAAAATGGACCAACAAGAAAAATTGCGACTGTAGTAAACAAACACATTGGACCATTTTCACACATTATTTCTATTGCAGCTTTCCAGAGACGCAATTACTAATGGTTTCATGATACATGCAGCTTTAAAATAGTAATTTTCCTCAGTGGTTTATGCCTCCAGCCACACCCACTGGAACTTTCTGTCATACCATGCAGCCACAAAACGCATAGGAAATATTGACACTAAGGGAAAGTATGTTACAGATGAGAGACTGGGGTTAGGAACAGTACCATTTTCCATCTTGAAAAATTTTTTCTTTATTCTTTGTGGGAATTTGGTGAGCTGTAGGTGCTGGATAATCGTAGATGTTACAGCGATGGGGATTTAGAGTGATCGAGGAGATAGTAGAGGTGATTGGAGTTAGAGTATTGGAAGGAGGTAGGGTTATCGGTGAATTAGGATAATTCAGGAAAGGAAGCTGGAATGGTTGGGGGTAAAAATGATTGGTTGGGGGATAGGAATATTGGGGGCTGGACTTATTTGAGGAGGGAGTTTTAGGGTGATTAGGCAGATTGCTCGGATTAGGATGATTGACTGATTAGCAATTGCGACTGATAGACTGGGAAAACCGCTTTTTTTCCCTACTGAAGAGCCTCAGCCACTGAGGTCCAGCCTCAAATTAACACTGTCAAAAATGTACGAGTGCACCGTGTGAACTCACCTCTACAAGAAGAGTGATAAACATGGATGAAGATGGCAACAAATAGTATTAAGCTCCTTTTAAGAAGTACTTAAAACCCTAAAAAGCACTGTTGGGTGACTTTATCCGGAAGCCGATCCTGACATCTATCTAGAGTTAGTGTGCCATCTCTGGGTCATGCAATTTTCCACCACTTCCTACTAACTTCCCGCCCAGAACGGATAGGAAGTTgatggggtggtggtggtggggggggggtttaaatgatgcctgggagttaaaatatcccgagcctcatttctggagcagaggGAAAGTTTCTAACTCGCACTGCTAACCTCGCCCAAAATACCTGCACGTCCTTGCCCCATCCGATATCTGCAGCTTTCTTTATGCTATATCCCTCTAGAATGCTCCATTCATTtgactctggccttctgtgcTTCCCCTCTTCCCTTCACACCCACTGTTGGTGGAAGAGCCTTCGATGTCATTTTCCCTAATCTCTGGGACTTGTTCCCTAAATCCCTCTATCTCTATACCACACTGTCCATCCTTTAAAAAAGCTTTACAAAACCCATTTCTTTGACTAAATATGCCAATCTTCCTAATCTCTCCTGTCCTGGCTGGATGTTCATTTATTTGCACTAGTTTGCAAAGCAACTTGagattttttttgattttttttttacattcaagGTGCCAAATAAAAGTAAGCTGTTGTTGTGGAAGAAGACCTTTGCGTTGAGCATGAGAAAAGTATGCTTGAATCATAACAATGACTTTGCTGAAAATTGTGTACAAAGCAATATTAGTGATTATGTGCAACTGTAATATCCGAAGTGCCAATAATATTTGCCCATTTGATACCGGGGAAAATAATGTTCTCAAATGTAATCTAGTAGGACACCACATTCATTTTCTATTTGCAATACCTTGGACCCAGCACTCGTGCAGCCAAATTATAGTTCCTTAGCCTCtgtaataaaaatgtaatttacaACAGAACAATCCCATTACTATGAATTTATGCAGATTGAATGTGCACCAACAATGTAAATGAAGCACAATTAAACTGAAGTTGGTTTCGATGCATTCAAAACACAGTTCAAACCAATCCAAATTACCTCCGACTTCACTTTCTATCAGGGCAATGATTAAAACACAAAACAACCAATGTTGCAAAACAGCTTCTTGTTGTTGACTgaaatgatgaattgatttttcaAGGACTGTTTACACTTTTGATACTGAGTAGCCTGAACAATTATATAAAATTTGACTAGGCGAATGAAAGTTGCATATAATTTTtccctcaattttttttcttcttctttggtcAAGACAACGGTGTGTTCTGGGGTATGATGTCAAAGGTACAGGCAGCCTCTCGTAGATCgtccaagtgtccattcttcatggCTGAGCCTAGACAGTTGATGTCGGcatgctattcaaccatggaaagGATCACAGCCAATACCGATCCCGACCTTGCCCATATCcatacatgtgcactttccagcaatcaCTGCATAGAGATCAGAAACAAATTTTCCCCTATAACTTAGCCCAgggtgatcagctaactcagcacagataagggattgaacccaagaccttctggACTCTGTGGCTTTGTAATGCACCACAGGAGTATTTAACAACTGggttcttatcttttatttttaaaatgtaataccATTACCCTTCTGTTTAGTGAACAACCAGCAGTGCTGTGGTCAGCTTTATTTCCAAATAGCTATGATGTGACTGTGTCAACACCACACAGTTTTGATTCTGAATTATGTGCATATATCTGTAGAGATAGAATAGGACAGATTAGAAATGATTAATGGAAATTCAAAATAACAATGATAAATGAGTATCTATACTGGAACCCCTCCTCCTAGATACCACTACAGTCTAAAAAGTGTGTTTATGAAATTTGGGGGAAATAAGAGTGGCAAAAATTTGATTTCAGACAATTACCCACATTCAAACTGGTtgggatctatccttgacccctcctcctcttcatctaaatgCTACCccatggtgacatcatccaccccatggtgacatcatccaccccatggtgacatcatccaccccatggtgacatcatccaccCCATGGTGACATCATcgacagacatggggtcagcttccacatataaACTGATGACACTatctcattctccaccttctgtcccaatcccttcactgcctctgtgctgtcagaatgCTTGTCCGACGTGACGTCTTGGATGAGCTTTAATTTTCTCCAGCTAAACactggaaagaccaaagccactgTTTTTGACCCCTGCCACAAACCTCGTACCCATACCCACAACTCCAGTCACTGTCTCATGCtgcaccagactgtttgcaaccacaGCATCCCATTCAACCTCGAgctaagcttccgaccccatatcctctccatcacaaaaaccacctacttccacctccataacaatgCCCACCTCTACCCCTCCCTCAATGGCTCCACCTTACGTTAGAATATTGTGCATTATTCCTAATATTTGTATGTTAGTTAATATAAAGCATTATTAGGAATCATGTGGAGTTGTTCACAGATAATGCAGGGCCTGAAGCAAAGTTTTTGATGtttactgcagctccaacaattaaaattgaGTTTGATTGTCATCATGCACTTCTATAATACTCACCAAATCCAAAGCAAGACTTATCGTAAGATTTTTAAATAGCTTATATCTCATACAAGGCAAACTGATTAAACATGCCACGATTCCAAACTGGTTAATGCCCTACATACAACTTTAATAGAACCTATGTTTCTGATGGCTTAAAGCCAACTCTTCCAATACAATACAACCTATATTCCATCCAGTTTGAGAAAATAATGTGCTGTGGGTCCTACTTAGACAATATACAAGGAATGTAAAATACCATTCATCCATTAATGTTAGTGTGCAACAACTGTCGGCTTCAAAGGAATTATTCAGTTTGTATAAAAGTTACATTAGACAAAACCTGTACCTTGCATTGATTTATATTTCTTTTATGCATTTCAACAAATCTTACTATTACTACTTTTATCTAACCTTGGGAATCCTACTCCCTGTCATAAATAAAGTGTGCAGTGGCACATTAACTAGAAATAGCTTTGTCAACTCAGCTTGGGTTGGCAGAGAACAGGTCTCAGCCATCAAACTGGGCACACAGAATGAGCTAAGAGAGACGGCTTAGTCCATGGTCATGGATGCCTAGGAACCAGTGTGAGCGAATGTGGGGAGGTGAAGGTTGAACATTAACAAGTAAGACTCTTTCTtttctatttttctctttctctttccctttttctttctttccctctttccctttctctctctttcttgctcacATGCTCTCTCTTAGTGCAGCCTTAGTGATTGCCAGTATCAACTTGTTTCCATTGATGAATATTTGAGCATCAGTTTTATTTTTGATGCAGTTTGCAACAATTCAGTAACTGCTTCTACAGGCCCCACTAAGgagagtttttttaaaacttccctTAGTAGGCCTCGCTGACTTCCTGACCGGTTCGCCTGGCCGGGCAGCCGTGGCGGTCGTCCGTTCTGGAGCTGTTTAAAATCCGTAGTGGGACTGtgatttgcatttattaatgaggctccaACTGGAGTCCAGCAAGAGCCTGACCCGCTGCCAAAACCACCAGCGTTAAAATCACAGATTGGCGGGAACGAAATGGAaaatggagctgctccatttAACCGCTCCCCCACTCCGTTACACTGATTGGAGATGGCTAAAATCGCCCCTTCAGTGTCTACGTTCATGCGTGAAGAAAGGGAAAGAGATTGAAAGGCAGCTGATGACCAAAGGACTATAACCCAGCCCGAATCACCAGCTCAGGAATAACTCGTGTAAAGATAAGTCTGTGTTTTGCTCAAACAAAATTGAGTATGGCCCTTGAGAATTCTTTTTGTCAGTATGCCCTATTTGTATCATCGCTGTTTCCTGAGGATTGGTTAATACGGGGCTTGCAGATTGTTAACTGCAATCCCACTCTGTGTGACTGTGTGCTTTGCAGAACATGTTTTTTTCTTCCCTATCTCCTGGCTTGGGCCACCCTGTGACCAAAAGGTGCCCCATTGATATCCCAAAGTTTGTTGAAATTAGAGCTCTGAATAGAAACACGATCACAAAAACCACCTGATGCCAAGCCACTTTTTTTTTAGtatagtatttttttaaaatccatcgTATTTTGTCAAtaaatctcaagttgctgattttGTACACTAACTGATTCACTAGTACAGATATCAGTGGACTTTGTACCTCCTTCACTTCCTGTGTCTAGGATGGTACCAGGTGGTAGCTGGTATTACAAATGTGAAAACAACATTTTGCAGTGAATGAGTAGCTTGAATGTGTCATTGGTGAAACACAAAATATTGAGCAATATTCTCCTCATTTAAACAGATAAATATTTaatgattttaattttgtttttccactttcactttcagctcagTCAGTGTGATTCATTTCTTCATCGTGCTTTATTTTGCTAATAAAGAGGACAGAATGTCAGAACTTCTACAGGCCACACATCATCCAGGTAGGAATATTTATTTTGCAATGTTCAGTTAAAATCAATTTCAAGGACTTTCCCCACTGCCAGTTGAGTCGTACaaaccaggaggaggagctgtcgtttggattttttttgtgcCAGCTTTTTCTCCTTTCCTCATCTCATCTCCTGACAGCACTGATTTGTGCTTGGATAAAGTCGTATGAATGCCAgccctccactacctcacccaagtggccatgcaTCATTTGTGAACCCAGACTGTTGAGTGTtggtaggctatttgactatgggagGTATTACAGCCAGGTCGGATTCTGTCCTCCCCTGGTATCAACACATACAGTTTCCAGCACAAGTCACTAGTTACCAGTTAGGAACAGAAATCTTCCGtgattccaccccccacccatcctgaCCCTGGGGCACTGAGGACAGTTGCTGCCCAGCTAAGATTTATTAACTCAGTACAGGGAAGGGGCAGATATGGGGCCTTAGTGCCATATCAGATGGTGCCTTTACCTGGACAGCTCATGGTCCAGATCTTTAAACTGCTGAGAGTACAGACAATATAGGTGTAAGCTGGCTGTTTAACTTGTACTGTGAGCACAAAGGTTCAAACTTAACCAATCTCAAAGTAGGGGACAGATCTGAGGGAACCTTTCCTCACAGAGCAGTGAGTATGTGGAACAGGTGCCCAGCAAAAGCAATTAATACTGTATGGGTTTACGCCTTCAAAAACAACTGGAGGGAGAATTACCACTGGGATTCTCACAATCTCCCACCTTAACTTCAGTGGAAGGAAGGAGAGCAGAACCCTGGAGATATGGCATAAGTGGctgttctgccaaagttacggtggaaaattgggagaacccccatggaaattccaggtgctGGTTAGGAACTGGTAGGAAAGCCATAGGGAGTATAGATAGAGCTCATTTACATGTGGGGAGCAGAGTTATACGAAGGGATAGATTGATAGTAGTCTCTTGATGTGCTgattggccttttctcattccatgcatTATGTTCTTAGCTTTACTTCCTCTCTGCACTGCGTTAACTGCTGACGGTCAAGCAGCTGTtaggtgctacaattggtctcattgCTGCGGGCTAGGGAGAGACATATAAATCGGCCAGGTTACTGTTCCTGGTTGCTTTCCAGTGACCCCCCtgctggagtgtgtgtgtggacttgagtgaggacaggattagggtTGGTTGCgatttccctctcccccaccccatgacTCACTTACCCACTGAGCTATTGGGGAGATTTGGGTTCAAAATGTTTTAAATCTGAATAAAATTATATGTAAACTTTATTCCAATAATAGCTGCCATGTATTGTATGgcaaaaattgtattttttaagTTATTTGAATCTTATCATTTAAATCATAGTCTTAATAAATATCAATGAATTTGTGTTCATTCATTTTATTAAACTATTAAAAACAGCAAATATTTAGAAAATCGCAAAGGACAGTACAGGTTGAATGTAATTCTATACTGATATCTTATGACGGGCTGTTATTAGCCATTATACAATGAATGAGCTGAATTTACATGTATGCATTGTGAAGTGAAAATCTTGGCTATTTTAAGAGtaattttcttaatttttttgaAGCCAACATCAAGTTGTCTGAGATGTGCCCCAGTGCAGACAGAAGGAAACAATCCCCATACTCTGTGGAAACCCCTTATGGCTTCCACCTGGATCTGGATTTTCTGAAGTATGTGGATGACATAGAGAAAGGAAATACCATCAGGAAGGTCTACATACACAAGAAAGCCAAACAACCAAAATATAGCACGTTGCCAAGAAATTTCAGTGTCCCTGATACTCAGTTTCCCTTGGCTGAATCTCGTTCCTGCAGAAACTATGGGGATAAGTGGATGGCAACTTCTTCCTGGGTACCTACCAATAGAGGGAAAGTGGCCAATGTCCGAGAATTATTTAAAAGTTCTCCACGTGACATAGACCCAATATTATCACAATCCAACATGCATGATTGCAAATCTGTAAAGACTTTATCTGACACCAAGAAAAGCTTGGAGGAGAATGGGAAATCTGTTCAAACTTGGGTAAAACCTCCCTTTCTTAGGGCAGCCAGCATGCCAGTTGATTTAAAGGAattgagtttagaagaacaaCGTCAAACCCTTTCCCCATCCCAACAGAAATTAAAGTACTTGGAAAATGATGTCTTCAGTACAACAGGTGATCCGGTTATCCAGGAGAACTCTACCACCTCTGAAACAACACCACAGTTGAATCTGACGCCAGCCCAGGTCTATCAGATACAGCATCAAATCAGGATTGCTCAAGATAGAACCAAAGAGTTGGAAGAGCAAGTAAACACCATTTTTGAACTTAAACAGCAAATATTTGTGTTgcaggaagaaaaaaaacagCTCAATATTCAACTGAAAAATCATCAGGGCACAGTGCAGAATACAAGTGATGTGCTACAGAGGAAAGCCAATGATAATATGGATAAAACTCAATGTGTCAATACAGGAAGTCAATGCAATTCATCAACAGCAGCAATTGGCTCCGAAATGGAAGAAGAGCAAGTGCCATTTTCAAGCAAAAGTCCATCCTCTGAATACTTCCTGTCCAGTGACAAGTTTGAAAATGTAGAAACGATAGACCTTGATTATCAAAATGAATTTGCTTCAAATTTTACTGTAAGTGAAAACAAGAACTTTAATTCCATTCCCCACAAAGAATTACTTCAGAACTCTTGTGCTGTAGGGGACAGTGAACACAGAATGAGGGATGTGGGTGTTCGAGTTACTGAAGAAGAGTTGGGGTTAGTACTTGTGGCACACCCCAGCACACAGAGACTTACCACTGAAGAACTAAGAACCACAGTCTCCATATTGGAGAAGCAATTTGAAGGTGGAACTCGAGAACTTAAGCTGGAACATCAAGGTACAATGCCTGATGCTAATAAGATTAGCCCTTACCCAAAGACACTACGAGGTGACCGGTCTATACATTTGGAAAGCAAACATGCACAAGACCAATCTGAGCTAAGTGCTACAAGTAATCAGCCAAGTAATGAAAGTATTCACAGGGCCAGTGAACCAATACTCAGAGTCACGGAACCAAGTGAACCAAAGGAAAGGTGTACACGTGGAATTACATCAGACCTCCAACCAGCCACTCGGTCAGTAGGTTGTGGAGATTGTACTGTAAATGTAATGGTCACAACATTAAAAGTGACACGAAGTTTTGGAATCAATACAGATCATGTCACTGTCAATGATGTGGACATTATGGCAGCAGTTGAAACAAGTGACAAAGCAACTGATACTGCAGTCAGTGTGTGCAgcaaagctgttgagactgagcATGCACCATCATTGCATTCCATCCCTCATGTAATCTGTGAATCTAACAGAGGGAATGAGGAACTAGAACATACTAGAGTAAGAGATGACAATATAGAGAGTAACTCTGACAATCTAAAGAACAACAATAAAACCAGCTCTGCTGCTGATACCAGTGCTGTGATGGAAAATGGCAAAGAATGTTCAGTTGTTGTAGAGAGGCAATACAGCGCATGTGAAAAGGAAGAAGATTCCCAAAATTCAGATGTCCAGGATGTGACTTTGGATGTCTTCCTGCAGCCTGAATCCCAGTTGGTTTCAACAAAACCAGAAATAGGGCAGTGTGTTAAAAAGATTGAGGATCTTTTGTGCAAACAGCAATCTTTTTTGGAGCAGAATTATCCTGAGTTGGCACAGAATTTTAAGAAACTTTGTTCTAGCATTGGGTCCCTCAGTAGTGAACTGATGAACTCTCTTCAACCATTGTGCTCATCACATTCAAGACTTAACCAATCAGAAGAGAACTCTCATAGAAATGAATGTGAACCAGGTAAGCCCATGAATACAAAATAACATAGTTAATATTTATATTTTCCTCAGAATCAACAGTTCCTGATTACTGCCCTTTTTTCTTTAAGGTGGTATGGTTCCATGAGGCCTGGAATACTCTGGTCCCATATCTCAACTGGCCATTCTTGATGTGTCAGCATAGATGCTGAATGTTGCCAGGTTGTTTGACCATGAGAAGcagcacagctgagcctgatcctctcCTTGCCTGCCATCCACAGACATGCATTTCTAGCAGAGGTCACT encodes:
- the LOC137325430 gene encoding KN motif and ankyrin repeat domain-containing protein 1-like isoform X1, producing the protein MSELLQATHHPANIKLSEMCPSADRRKQSPYSVETPYGFHLDLDFLKYVDDIEKGNTIRKVYIHKKAKQPKYSTLPRNFSVPDTQFPLAESRSCRNYGDKWMATSSWVPTNRGKVANVRELFKSSPRDIDPILSQSNMHDCKSVKTLSDTKKSLEENGKSVQTWVKPPFLRAASMPVDLKELSLEEQRQTLSPSQQKLKYLENDVFSTTGDPVIQENSTTSETTPQLNLTPAQVYQIQHQIRIAQDRTKELEEQVNTIFELKQQIFVLQEEKKQLNIQLKNHQGTVQNTSDVLQRKANDNMDKTQCVNTGSQCNSSTAAIGSEMEEEQVPFSSKSPSSEYFLSSDKFENVETIDLDYQNEFASNFTVSENKNFNSIPHKELLQNSCAVGDSEHRMRDVGVRVTEEELGLVLVAHPSTQRLTTEELRTTVSILEKQFEGGTRELKLEHQGTMPDANKISPYPKTLRGDRSIHLESKHAQDQSELSATSNQPSNESIHRASEPILRVTEPSEPKERCTRGITSDLQPATRSVGCGDCTVNVMVTTLKVTRSFGINTDHVTVNDVDIMAAVETSDKATDTAVSVCSKAVETEHAPSLHSIPHVICESNRGNEELEHTRVRDDNIESNSDNLKNNNKTSSAADTSAVMENGKECSVVVERQYSACEKEEDSQNSDVQDVTLDVFLQPESQLVSTKPEIGQCVKKIEDLLCKQQSFLEQNYPELAQNFKKLCSSIGSLSSELMNSLQPLCSSHSRLNQSEENSHRNECEPEAENVHCVKPLPSPSEPTDFETDLQQETRISDAVVSQSTTLKSIMKKNDGNFKSGALSTKKNLQFIGVNGGYETTSSEDSSSSEESSDRDLEKERVNSGNRTQHTADKAEMSKNTGGAGLEEIQPTGIDGTVNVMQHCSKRHELKMSLISACHNLKDHLSELGTTNDKDVRQSLNTVQWEWFRISSQKSAAPDTVQDFLLELREISPELLRFIVNLTDENQNTALHYSVSHSNFHIVRLLLDTDMCNVDHQNKAGYTATMLASLASAETDEELAVVMQLLHLGNVNVQAIQAGQTALMLAVSHGRINMVKALVSYGANMNIQDDDGSTALMCASEHGHVEIVKLLLAQPGCNTALTDKDGSTALTIALQAGQKDIAELLSTHMNCGISPAL
- the LOC137325430 gene encoding KN motif and ankyrin repeat domain-containing protein 1-like isoform X2, producing the protein MSELLQATHHPANIKLSEMCPSADRRKQSPYSVETPYGFHLDLDFLKYVDDIEKGNTIRKVYIHKKAKQPKYSTLPRNFSVPDTQFPLAESRSCRNYGDKWMATSSWVPTNRGKVANVRELFKSSPRDIDPILSQSNMHDCKSVKTLSDTKKSLEENGKSVQTWVKPPFLRAASMPVDLKELSLEEQRQTLSPSQQKLKYLENDVFSTTGDPVIQENSTTSETTPQLNLTPAQVYQIQHQIRIAQDRTKELEEQVNTIFELKQQIFVLQEEKKQLNIQLKNHQGTVQNTSDVLQRKANDNMDKTQCVNTGSQCNSSTAAIGSEMEEEQVPFSSKSPSSEYFLSSDKFENVETIDLDYQNEFASNFTVSENKNFNSIPHKELLQNSCAVGDSEHRMRDVGVRVTEEELGLVLVAHPSTQRLTTEELRTTVSILEKQFEGGTRELKLEHQGTMPDANKISPYPKTLRGDRSIHLESKHAQDQSELSATSNQPSNESIHRASEPILRVTEPSEPKERCTRGITSDLQPATRSVGCGDCTVNVMVTTLKVTRSFGINTDHVTVNDVDIMAAVETSDKATDTAVSVCSKAVETEHAPSLHSIPHVICESNRGNEELEHTRVRDDNIESNSDNLKNNNKTSSAADTSAVMENGKECSVVVERQYSACEKEEDSQNSDVQDVTLDVFLQPESQLVSTKPEIGQCVKKIEDLLCKQQSFLEQNYPELAQNFKKLCSSIGSLSSELMNSLQPLCSSHSRLNQSEENSHRNECEPEAENVHCVKPLPSPSEPTDFETDLQQETRISDAVVSQSTTLKSIMKKNDGNFKSGALSTKKNLQFIGVNGGYETTSSEDSSSSEESSDRDLEKERVNSGNRTQHTADKAEMSKNTGGAGLEEIQPTGIDGTVNVMQHCSKRHELKMSLISACHNLKDHLSELGTTNDKDVV
- the LOC137325430 gene encoding KN motif and ankyrin repeat domain-containing protein 1-like isoform X3; the protein is MDKTQCVNTGSQCNSSTAAIGSEMEEEQVPFSSKSPSSEYFLSSDKFENVETIDLDYQNEFASNFTVSENKNFNSIPHKELLQNSCAVGDSEHRMRDVGVRVTEEELGLVLVAHPSTQRLTTEELRTTVSILEKQFEGGTRELKLEHQGTMPDANKISPYPKTLRGDRSIHLESKHAQDQSELSATSNQPSNESIHRASEPILRVTEPSEPKERCTRGITSDLQPATRSVGCGDCTVNVMVTTLKVTRSFGINTDHVTVNDVDIMAAVETSDKATDTAVSVCSKAVETEHAPSLHSIPHVICESNRGNEELEHTRVRDDNIESNSDNLKNNNKTSSAADTSAVMENGKECSVVVERQYSACEKEEDSQNSDVQDVTLDVFLQPESQLVSTKPEIGQCVKKIEDLLCKQQSFLEQNYPELAQNFKKLCSSIGSLSSELMNSLQPLCSSHSRLNQSEENSHRNECEPEAENVHCVKPLPSPSEPTDFETDLQQETRISDAVVSQSTTLKSIMKKNDGNFKSGALSTKKNLQFIGVNGGYETTSSEDSSSSEESSDRDLEKERVNSGNRTQHTADKAEMSKNTGGAGLEEIQPTGIDGTVNVMQHCSKRHELKMSLISACHNLKDHLSELGTTNDKDVRQSLNTVQWEWFRISSQKSAAPDTVQDFLLELREISPELLRFIVNLTDENQNTALHYSVSHSNFHIVRLLLDTDMCNVDHQNKAGYTATMLASLASAETDEELAVVMQLLHLGNVNVQAIQAGQTALMLAVSHGRINMVKALVSYGANMNIQDDDGSTALMCASEHGHVEIVKLLLAQPGCNTALTDKDGSTALTIALQAGQKDIAELLSTHMNCGISPAL